The following proteins are co-located in the Hemicordylus capensis ecotype Gifberg chromosome 11, rHemCap1.1.pri, whole genome shotgun sequence genome:
- the ZIC3 gene encoding zinc finger protein ZIC 3: MTMLLDGGPQFPALGVGGFGAPRHHPHDVANRDAAAAAAAAMGLNHPFGDSSFKISPAAHELASGQGSAFTPQASGYPHHHHPHHHHPPHPPHPHHAGQVPSYAAAAAAAAFSSTRDFLFRNRAGSALGDSASGGGGAGGGSAAQTAGQHGLFASNAPAGLHPPPGIADSPGGYLLFPGLHEQNPSHASPTAGHVETSQMHLGLRGDLFGRPEAYRGVSSPRADPYGAPAQFHNYSPMNVNMGGMNVAAAHHHHHHHHHHGAGAFFRYMRQPIKQELSCKWADEAPPTPQPPLSRAKKSCDRTFSTMHELVTHVTMEHVGGPEQNNHICYWEECPREGKSFKAKYKLVNHIRVHTGEKPFPCPFPGCGKIFARSENLKIHKRTHTGEKPFKCEFEGCDRRFANSSDRKKHMHVHTSDKPYICKVCDKSYTHPSSLRKHMKVHETQGSDSSPAASSGYESSTPPAMAAATSKDSNKPPPPAVQTANPSHNPGLPPNFNEWYV, translated from the exons ATGACTATGCTGTTAGACGGCGGCCCTCAGTTCCCCGCGCTGGGGGTCGGCGGCTTCGGAGCGCCTCGCCATCACCCCCACGACGTAGCGAACCgcgacgccgccgccgccgccgccgcagctaTGGGGCTGAACCACCCGTTCGGGGACTCGTCGTTTAAGATCAGCCCGGCGGCCCACGAGCTGGCGTCGGGGCAAGGTTCTGCCTTCACGCCGCAGGCGTCGGGCTACCCTCAccatcaccacccccaccaccaccacccgccgcaCCCGCCTCACCCCCACCACGCCGGCCAGGTGCCTTCCtacgccgccgcggccgccgcggCCGCCTTCAGCTCCACGCGGGACTTTCTCTTCCGCAACCGCGCAGGCTCCGCGCTGGGGGACTCCGcctctggcggcggcggcgccggAGGCGGCTCAGCCGCTCAGACGGCGGGGCAGCACGGCCTCTTCGCCAGCAACGCGCCCGCCGGACTCCACCCGCCTCCGGGCATCGCGGACAGCCCCGGGGGCTACTTGCTCTTCCCGGGTTTACACGAGCAGAACCCCAGCCACGCTTCCCCGACGGCGGGGCACGTGGAGACCAGCCAGATGCACCTGGGCTTGCGGGGGGACCTCTTTGGCCGCCCGGAGGCATACCGGGGGGTCTCCAGCCCCAGAGCCGACCCTTACGGGGCGCCGGCGCAGTTCCACAACTACAGCCCTATGAATGTGAACATGGGGGGCATGAACGTGGCagcggcccaccaccaccaccatcaccaccaccaccacggggcGGGGGCCTTCTTCCGCTACATGCGGCAGCCCATCAAGCAGGAGCTGTCGTGCAAGTGGGCCGACGAGGCCCCCCCGACGCCCCAGCCCCCGCTCAGCCGGGCCAAGAAGAGCTGCGACCGGACATTCAGCACCATGCACGAGCTGGTGACCCACGTCACGATGGAGCACGTCGGCGGGCCCGAGCAGAACAACCACATCTGCTATTGGGAAGAGTGTCCCCGCGAAGGGAAGTCCTTCAAGGCGAAATACAAACTGGTCAACCACATCCGCGTCCACACCGGCGAGAAGCCCTTTCCTTGCCCCTTCCCGGGATGCGGGAAGATCTTCGCACGCTCGGAGAACCTCAAGATCCACAAAAGGACGCACACAG GAGAAAAGCCCTTTAAGTGTGAATTTGAAGGCTGCGATCGGCGTTTTGCTAACAGCAGCGACCGAAAGAAACACATGCACGTCCACACGTCGGATAAGCCCTATATCTGTAAGGTCTGCGACAAGTCCTACACGCATCCTAGTTCCTTAAGAAAGCACATGAAG GTCCACGAAACTCAGGGGTCGGATTCTTCCCCCGCTGCCAGCTCTGGCTACGAATCCTCCACCCCCCCAGCCATGGCTGCCGCCACGAGCAAGGACTCCAACAAACCCCCTCCACCCGCTGTTCAGACTGccaaccccagccacaatcccGGACTGCCCCCCAACTTTAACGAGTGGTATGTCTGA